In a single window of the Mustela nigripes isolate SB6536 chromosome 17, MUSNIG.SB6536, whole genome shotgun sequence genome:
- the CLEC3A gene encoding C-type lectin domain family 3 member A codes for MAKNGLVIYILVITLLLDQTTSHTSKFKAKKHSKRRVKEKDGDLKTQVEKLWREVNALKEMQALQTVCLRGTKVHRKCYLASEGLKHFHEANEDCISKGGTLVIPRNSDEINALRDYGKRSLPGVNDFWLGINDMVTEGKFVDVHGVTISFLNWDRAQPNGGKRENCALFSQSAQGKWSDEVCRSSKRYICEFIIP; via the exons ATGGCAAAGAATGGACTTGTAATTTACATCCTGGTTATCACCTTACTCCTGGACCAGACCACCAGCCACACGTCCAAATTTAAAGCCAAGAAGCACAGTAAACGCCGAGTGAAAG AAAAGGATGGAGACCTGAAGACTCAAGTTGAAAAGCTCTGGAGAGAAGTCAATGCCCTGAAGGAAATGCAAGCCCTACAGACAG TCTGTCTCCGAGGCACAAAAGTTCACAGGAAATGCTACCTTGCTTCAGAAGGCTTGAAGCACTTCCATGAAGCCAATGAAGATTGCATCTCCAAGGGAGGAACCTTGGTTATCCCCAGGAACTCCGATGAAATCAATGCCCTCCGAGACTATGGTAAAAGAAGTCTGCCAGGTGTCAATGACTTTTGGTTAGGCATCAATGACATGGTCACAGAGGGAAAGTTTGTTGATGTCCATGGAGTCACCATCTCCTTCCTCAACTGGGACCGTGCACAGCCCAACGGTGGTAAGCGAGAAAACTGTGCCCTGTTCTCCCAGTCAGCTCAGGGCAAATGGAGTGATGAGGTCTGTCGTAGTAGCAAGAGGTACATATGTGAATTTATCATCCCTTAA